From Glycine soja cultivar W05 chromosome 4, ASM419377v2, whole genome shotgun sequence, the proteins below share one genomic window:
- the LOC114410883 gene encoding uncharacterized protein LOC114410883 has translation MVRTRGLGRALGRVIDRALGRENHCHSDDVSQRRRPTTSAHRQREAASVAKDAPDVADVTEDVFRHAKEVVDDAEGFLDGSCDSLVMTAYGDHVAVIVWNEELSSHGRKVQKFGRPTPEIEGLVAATRLNPLIACSVDTGNQGLIYAFVERWHKETSSFHLPVGEVTITLDDVASLLHLPSIGAFHNFKTLHVNEAVLMLVELLEVSREEVKAETCWIYEHFSSIVESLTDPDYDEMSPYACRWISTKAFSKSLPASMYRKRLDGLTIVDVYWMPYDDHRIVWDFDLISCFSCHIRWGPVVAKHRLERVVGQFGYVQTIPP, from the exons ATGGTTAGAACTAGAGGGTTAGGTCGTGCCTTAGGCAGGGTAATAGATAGAGCCCTGGGGAGAGAGAATCATTGTCATTCAGATGATGTTTCCCAACGACGAAGGCCTACAACATCTGCACATAGGCAACGAGAAGCTGCCTCTGTTGCTAAGGATGCTCCTGATGTGGCTGACGTGACTGAAGACGTATTCCGACATGCCAAAGAAGTTGTTGATGATGCTGAGGGGTTTCTTGATGGGTCGTGTGACTCATTAGTGATGACTGCCTATGGTGACCATGTTGCAGTCATCGTATGGAATGAAgag TTatcctcccatggaaggaagGTTCAAAAATTTGGGAGGCCTACTCCTGAAATTGAAGGGCTAGTCGCTGCCACAAGATTAAATCCATTGATCGCATGTTCAGTGGACACTGGCAATCAGGGACTTATATATGCTTTTGTGGAAAGGTGGCATAAGGAAACGAGCAGTTTCCATCTTCCTGTTGGAGAGGTGACCATCACCCTGGATGATGTGGCCTCTCTGCTTCATCTTCCTAGTATAGGTGCATTCCACAACTTTAAGACTCTGCATGTCAATGAAGCGGTCTTGATGTTGGTGGAGTTACTTGAAGTCTCCAGAGAGGAAGTTAAAGCTGagaca TGTTGGATATATGAGCATTTTTCCTCTATTGTTGAGTCTTTGACGGATCCAGACTATGATGAAATGTCACCATATGCCTGCCGGTGGATTTCTACGAAGGCCTTTTCAAAGTCATTACCAGCATCGATGTACCGAAAACGTCTAGATGGACTCACGATTGTTGATGTTTACTGGATGCCTTATGATGACCACCGTATAGTGTGGGATTTTGATCTgatttcatgcttttcatgtcaTATCCGATGGGGTCCCGTTGTCGCTAAACACCGACTAGAGAGGGTGGTGGGGCAATTTGGATATGTTCAAACCATTCCTCCATAG
- the LOC114409926 gene encoding transcription factor GTE10-like: MAPTVPIEFAGQKESRKYSHSQNMGKSRKYSKGYATGFVPDFRHAVETMGESEGLGSLGRVDTELTALADSCAPKGKRPGLNAGDGGYGSFDVPFQHFSLSAMSGFERKDLKVRLTWELEQVREFRKKIDGMNSNVVGLSLSSDIMSCSAGQKRPKLESQHRTMEVSVPHGKKRPLPGHTGPKLKKSMSGHLEYAKPAAPVTSYATLMKLCENVLNRLMSHQFGWVFNTPVDVVKLNIPDYFTVIKHPMDLGTVKKRITSGEYSNPMDFAADVRLTFENAMFYNPAGNDVHIMAETLSKFFETRWKAIEKKIPAIDSVASEPSRPTHVETEISDRVPPTKKKKITPNDTNVKPEPVKRIMTVEEKQKLSLELETMIGELPDSISDFLREQSYNEGQINDDEIEIDIDALSDDTLFKLRKLLDDYMLEKQKSLAKAGQCEMELLNESGFSNSSMQPHKDAGEEQVEEDVDIIGGNDPPISNYPPLEIEKDVTNRNSKCSSLSSSSSESGSSSSDSDSGSSSGSELDMAKTSEPLSATKENVGFDLTSDQNKGDPGNSETGKDSTNVGGQVEQSSQSGHVATEPESHQDGESAASKRQVSPEKLYRAALLRSRFADTILKAQEKALEKDEKRDPEKLRIEREDLERRQKEEKARLQAEAKAAEEAQRKAEAEAAAEAKRKRELEREAARQALQKMEKTVDINENSHFLEDLEMLSAVHDEHLPSFKEETSADQPQDGLGGIKLQGNPLEQLGLYMKEEEEEEEEEEPPLSGAAGPSNDVEEGEID; encoded by the exons ATGGCACCAACTGTACCTATAGAGTTTGCTGGACAAAAGGAATCCAGAAAGTACTCTCATTCACAGAATATGGGGAAATCTAGAAAATACTCCAAAGGTTATGCTACTGGCTTTGTTCCTGATTTTCGGCATGCTGTTGAGACTATGGGTGAATCAGAAGGGCTAGGTAGCTTGGGAAGGGTTGATACAGAACTGACAGCATTGGCAGATTCTTGTGCACCGAAAGGGAAACGCCCTGGCTTAAATGCAGGTGACGGTGGTTATGGTAGTTTTGATGTACCATTTCAACATTTCTCATTATCAGCGATGTCGGGTTTTGAgagaaaggatttgaaagtgaGGTTAACTTGGGAACTTGAACAAGTAAGGGAATTTCGGAAGAAAATTGATGGTATGAACTCAAATGTTGTTGGATTGTCTCTCTCCAGTGACATAATGAGCTGCAGTGCAGGGCAGAAGAGGCCTAAGCTGGAGAGCCAGCATAGGACAATGGAAGTATCAGTGCCACATGGTAAGAAAAGGCCCTTACCGGGACATACTGGTCCCAAGTTAAAGAAAAGTATGTCTGGGCATCTTGAATATGCAAAACCTGCTGCACCAGTGACTTCATATGCTACGTTGATGAAATTATGTGAGAATGTACTAAACCGATTGATGTCTCATCAGTTTGGTTGGGTTTTTAACACTCCAGTTGATGTTGTTAAATTGAACATTCCGGATTATTTTACTGTCATCAAGCATCCAATGGATTTGGGTACTGTGAAGAAGAGAATAACCTCTGGCGAATATTCAAATCCCATGGATTTTGCTGCTGATGTGCGGCTGACTTTCGAAAATGCAATGTTTTATAATCCAGCTGGCAATGATGTACACATCATGGCAGAGACCCTTAGTAAATTTTTTGAAACAAGGTGGAAGGCCATAGAGAAGAAAATTCCTGCTATTGATAGTGTCGCATCTGAGCCTTCAAGACCTACTCACGTGGAAACAGAAATTTCTGATCGAGTTCCTcccacaaaaaagaagaaaataacacCAAATGACACTAATGTCAAGCCAGAGCCTGTTAAAAGAATCATGACTGTAGAAGAGAAGCAAAAGTTGAGTCTAGAGTTGGAGACGATGATTGGAGAGCTGCCTGATAGCATTAGTGATTTCTTGAGGGAGCAAAGTTATAATGAAGGGCAAATCAATGATGATGAAATTGAGATTGACATTGATGCTCTTAGTGATGATACCTTATTCAAACTGCGGAAGCTTCTTGATGATTACATGCTGGAGAAGCAAAAATCCCTGGCAAAAGCTGGACAATGTGAAATGGAG CTTCTGAATGAATCAGGGTTCAGCAATTCATCAATGCAACCTCACAAGG ATGCAGGCGAAGAACAGGTTGAGGAGGATGTTGACATTATTGGTGGGAATGATCCTCCTATTTCAAATTATCCTCCATTAGAGATTGAAAAAGATGTTACCAATAGAAACAGTAAATGCAGTAGCTTGAGCAGCTCTAGTAGTGAATCTGGCTCTTCATCCAGTG ATTCAGACTCAGGCAGTTCATCTGGTAGTGAGTTGGATATGGCTAAAACATCAGAACCTCTTAGTGCCACCAAG GAAAacgtaggatttgatttgactTCAGATCAAAACAAAGGGGATCCTGGTAATTCAGAAACTGGAAAGG ATTCAACAAATGTGGGAGGCCAAGTTGAGCAGAGTTCCCAGAGTGGGCATGTTGCTACTGAGCCAGAAAGTCATCAAGACG GGGAGAGTGCTGCATCTAAGAGGCAAGTCTCTCCTGAAAAGCTCTACCGTGCAGCTTTGTTAAGGAGCCGTTTTGCTGACACCATACTTAAAGCTCAAGAGAAAGCCCTTGAAAAG GATGAAAAGCGAGATCCTGAAAAACTTAGGATTGAGCGAGAAGATCTTGAAAGACGGCAGAAAGAAG AGAAAGCTCGGTTGCAAGCGGAGGCAAAGGCTGCAGAAGAGGCTCAGAGGAAAGCTGAAGCAGAAGCTGCAGCTGAAGCCAAAAGGAAAAGGGAACTGGAAAGAGAAGCAGCCCGCCAGGCTTTGCAAAAG ATGGAGAAAACTGTTGATATCAATGAGAACAGTCATTTTTTGGAAGATCTAGAGATGCTTAGTGCTGTACATGATGAACATCTGCCAAGTTTCAAAGAGGAGACAAGCGCAGATCAACCTCAAGATGGATTGGGTGGGATCAAGCTACAGGGAAATCCCTTAGAACAGCTAGGGTTGTAcatgaaggaggaggaggaggaggaggaagaggaggagccACCTCTGAGTGGTGCTGCAGGACCATCAAATGATGTGGAAGAAGGAGAGATTGATTGA
- the LOC114410884 gene encoding uncharacterized protein LOC114410884: MSKMDKIMLRFRPIAPKPLPAAAAALSDASSSESTGSAKRKDNTASKRCSRGIRRRRNAPPPPPPAVTLPLLPGSPGPKKITSELKNKNVPVLLSFENNFENRGGAASEKLDPCWYSPATAAAGSVVTVECVMDTWQQQDEGLGLGSGDEERKVKLKEDTCPGFISDGYGRVTWTNEAYRETVGAGGVWLAMKVAVPYPYRGFTCRVRVRYACGIERTVPCDVWRMDSGGFAWRLDVKAALSLSLAF, translated from the coding sequence ATGTCCAAGATGGACAAAATAATGTTACGCTTTCGCCCTATCGCCCCCAAGCCCCTccccgccgccgccgccgctcTTTCCGACGCTTCCTCGTCGGAAAGCACCGGCTCCGCCAAGCGGAAGGATAACACCGCCAGCAAGCGGTGCAGTCGAGGGATCCGCCGGAGGAGAAAcgcgcctcctcctcctcctccggcGGTGACTCTCCCGCTGCTGCCGGGATCTCCAGGTCCGAAGAAAATCACCTCAGAACTAAAGAACAAGAATGTACCTGTGTTGCTGAGCTTCGAGAACAACTTCGAGAACCGCGGCGGTGCTGCTTCGGAGAAGCTGGATCCTTGCTGGTACTCGCCGGCGACGGCGGCAGCGGGATCGGTGGTGACGGTGGAGTGCGTGATGGACACGTGGCAGCAGCAGGATGAGGGATTAGGGTTGGGGAGTGGAGACGAGGAACGGAAGGTGAAGCTGAAAGAGGACACGTGTCCGGGGTTTATATCGGATGGTTACGGGAGGGTGACGTGGACAAATGAGGCGTACAGGGAAACAGTAGGTGCTGGAGGAGTATGGTTGGCAATGAAAGTGGCCGTACCGTATCCGTACAGAGGTTTCACGTGCAGGGTGAGGGTGCGGTACGCGTGCGGGATAGAAAGAACGGTGCCATGTGATGTGTGGAGAATGGACAGTGGTGGCTTTGCCTGGAGATTAGACGTTAAAGCTGCTCTTAGCTTAAGCTTAGCTTTCTAA